The following coding sequences are from one Planctomycetota bacterium window:
- a CDS encoding serine hydroxymethyltransferase (catalyzes the reaction of glycine with 5,10-methylenetetrahydrofolate to form L-serine and tetrahydrofolate), with translation ADALEAAGIIANMNGVPNDSRPPRLTSGVRLGTAALTTRGLVEDDIHHVANFIDRAFAAVGDDATLASLRSEVSVFAGRFPMPS, from the coding sequence CCGCCGACGCGCTGGAAGCGGCCGGCATCATCGCCAACATGAACGGTGTGCCCAACGACTCGCGCCCGCCACGCCTCACCAGCGGCGTCCGCCTCGGCACCGCCGCTTTGACGACGCGCGGCCTTGTCGAAGACGACATCCACCACGTCGCCAACTTCATCGACCGCGCCTTCGCCGCCGTCGGCGACGACGCAACGCTCGCGAGCCTCCGGTCCGAAGTCTCAGTATTCGCGGGCCGGTTTCCGATGCCGAGCTGA